In the Euphorbia lathyris chromosome 5, ddEupLath1.1, whole genome shotgun sequence genome, one interval contains:
- the LOC136231058 gene encoding 5'-3' exoribonuclease 3-like, whose product MLQNTKELKEKLKARLPQKSHLFQNGGLGTDKVKLGTADWRKRYYKEKFSAENASDIESTREDIVEKYTYIRFALGPCLLFLRGAIMHMVLSVPLRSICFGYERSSPGQGEVS is encoded by the exons ATGTTACAAAATACCAAGGAGCTGAAAGAGAAGCTGAAAGCTCGTCTTCCGCAGAAATCTCATCTTTTCCAAAATGGAGGCTTAGGGACAGACAAG GTAAAACTGGGGACCGCTGATTGGAGAAAAAGATACTACAAGGAAAAGTTCTCTGCAGAAAATGCTAGTGATATTGAAAGCACCAGAGAAGATATA GTAGAAAAGTACACATATATAAGGTTTGCATTGGGTCCTTGTTTATTATTTCTCAGAGGTGCCATCATGCACATG GTTTTATCGGTACCATTACGCTCCATTTGCTTCGGATATGAAAGGTCTAGCCCGGGTCAAGGTGAAGTTTCATAA
- the LOC136230967 gene encoding terpene synthase 10-like isoform X2, translating into MALTYLKVVAYINIFEHQIHEILMCIYNKTHSHDTDKSIKKDLHFTALEFRLLRQHGFNISQEIFSDFQDEVGNLKRNLYDDYKGILSLYEASFLSEEGENVLDSAREFGYNKLRKHVQQNQETDPYYAKLINHALELPLHWRMQRLESRWFIDMYEVKHGMDSHILELAKLDFNNVQATYQADLQYTSCVSTSTYLL; encoded by the exons ATGGCTTTAACATATCTCAAGGTAGTtgcatatataaatatatttgaaCATCAAATACATGAAATTCTGATGTGTATTTACAATAAAACACATAGTCATGATACTGATAAATCAATCAAGAAAGATTTGCATTTCACAGCTCTTGAATTTAGACTCTTGAGGCAACATGGCTTTAACATATCTCAAG AGATATTCAGTGATTTTCAAGACGAGGTTGGGAACTTGAAAAGAAATCTGTACGATGATTATAAGGGAATCCTATCATTGTATGAGGCCTCATTCCTTTCAGAAGAAGGTGAGAATGTCTTAGACTCAGCAAGAGAATTTGGATACAATAAGCTGAGAAAACATGTTCAGCAAAATCAAGAAACTGACCCATATTAtgcaaaattaataaatcatgcTTTGGAGCTCCCACTTCATTGGAGAATGCAAAGGTTGGAAAGCAGGTGGTTCATAGATATGTATGAGGTTAAGCACGGCATGGATTCTCATATATTAGAACTTGCTAAGTTGGATTTCAACAATGTCCAAGCAACATACCAGGCTGATCTTCAATACACATCATG TGTATCTACTTCGACGTATCTCCTTTAA
- the LOC136230967 gene encoding terpene synthase 10-like isoform X4 produces the protein MQEEKYTNRIRKLKEEVKTMLIKSRTPWDQLELIEILQRLGLAYHFEHQIHEILMCIYNKTHSHDTDKSIKKDLHFTALEFRLLRQHGFNISQEIFSDFQDEVGNLKRNLYDDYKGILSLYEASFLSEEGENVLDSAREFGYNKLRKHVQQNQETDPYYAKLINHALELPLHWRMQRLESRWFIDMYEVKHGMDSHILELAKLDFNNVQATYQADLQYTSWCFNILNVSTSVYLLRRISFKHLHGLIYFEVSTLMYLLQVSTLADLLRCVYVEVSPSGI, from the exons atgcAGGAAGAAAAGTATACAAATCGTATTAGAAAGCTCAAGGAAGAGGTGAAGACCATGCTCATCAAGTCCAGAACTCCTTGGGATCAACTTGAGCTGATTGAAATTTTACAAAGACTTGGCTTAGCATATCATTTTGAACATCAAATACATGAAATTCTGATGTGTATTTACAATAAAACACATAGTCATGATACTGATAAATCAATCAAGAAAGATTTGCATTTCACAGCTCTTGAATTTAGACTCTTGAGGCAACATGGCTTTAACATATCTCAAG AGATATTCAGTGATTTTCAAGACGAGGTTGGGAACTTGAAAAGAAATCTGTACGATGATTATAAGGGAATCCTATCATTGTATGAGGCCTCATTCCTTTCAGAAGAAGGTGAGAATGTCTTAGACTCAGCAAGAGAATTTGGATACAATAAGCTGAGAAAACATGTTCAGCAAAATCAAGAAACTGACCCATATTAtgcaaaattaataaatcatgcTTTGGAGCTCCCACTTCATTGGAGAATGCAAAGGTTGGAAAGCAGGTGGTTCATAGATATGTATGAGGTTAAGCACGGCATGGATTCTCATATATTAGAACTTGCTAAGTTGGATTTCAACAATGTCCAAGCAACATACCAGGCTGATCTTCAATACACATCATG gtgtttcaacatactCAATGTATCTACTTCAGTGTATCTACTTCGACGTATCTCCTTTAAGCATCTACATGGGCTGATCTACTTCGAAGTGTCTACATTGATGTATCTCCTTCAGGTATCTACTTTggcggatctacttcgatgtgtCTACGTTGAGGTATCTCCTTCAGGTATCTAG
- the LOC136230967 gene encoding terpene synthase 10-like isoform X3 yields MALTYLKVVAYINIFEHQIHEILMCIYNKTHSHDTDKSIKKDLHFTALEFRLLRQHGFNISQEIFSDFQDEVGNLKRNLYDDYKGILSLYEASFLSEEGENVLDSAREFGYNKLRKHVQQNQETDPYYAKLINHALELPLHWRMQRLESRWFIDMYEVKHGMDSHILELAKLDFNNVQATYQADLQYTSWLGK; encoded by the exons ATGGCTTTAACATATCTCAAGGTAGTtgcatatataaatatatttgaaCATCAAATACATGAAATTCTGATGTGTATTTACAATAAAACACATAGTCATGATACTGATAAATCAATCAAGAAAGATTTGCATTTCACAGCTCTTGAATTTAGACTCTTGAGGCAACATGGCTTTAACATATCTCAAG AGATATTCAGTGATTTTCAAGACGAGGTTGGGAACTTGAAAAGAAATCTGTACGATGATTATAAGGGAATCCTATCATTGTATGAGGCCTCATTCCTTTCAGAAGAAGGTGAGAATGTCTTAGACTCAGCAAGAGAATTTGGATACAATAAGCTGAGAAAACATGTTCAGCAAAATCAAGAAACTGACCCATATTAtgcaaaattaataaatcatgcTTTGGAGCTCCCACTTCATTGGAGAATGCAAAGGTTGGAAAGCAGGTGGTTCATAGATATGTATGAGGTTAAGCACGGCATGGATTCTCATATATTAGAACTTGCTAAGTTGGATTTCAACAATGTCCAAGCAACATACCAGGCTGATCTTCAATACACATCATG GTTAGGGAAGTAG
- the LOC136230967 gene encoding terpene synthase 10-like isoform X1 has translation MALTYLKVVAYINIFEHQIHEILMCIYNKTHSHDTDKSIKKDLHFTALEFRLLRQHGFNISQEIFSDFQDEVGNLKRNLYDDYKGILSLYEASFLSEEGENVLDSAREFGYNKLRKHVQQNQETDPYYAKLINHALELPLHWRMQRLESRWFIDMYEVKHGMDSHILELAKLDFNNVQATYQADLQYTSWYLLWRIYFDVSTLRYLLQVSS, from the exons ATGGCTTTAACATATCTCAAGGTAGTtgcatatataaatatatttgaaCATCAAATACATGAAATTCTGATGTGTATTTACAATAAAACACATAGTCATGATACTGATAAATCAATCAAGAAAGATTTGCATTTCACAGCTCTTGAATTTAGACTCTTGAGGCAACATGGCTTTAACATATCTCAAG AGATATTCAGTGATTTTCAAGACGAGGTTGGGAACTTGAAAAGAAATCTGTACGATGATTATAAGGGAATCCTATCATTGTATGAGGCCTCATTCCTTTCAGAAGAAGGTGAGAATGTCTTAGACTCAGCAAGAGAATTTGGATACAATAAGCTGAGAAAACATGTTCAGCAAAATCAAGAAACTGACCCATATTAtgcaaaattaataaatcatgcTTTGGAGCTCCCACTTCATTGGAGAATGCAAAGGTTGGAAAGCAGGTGGTTCATAGATATGTATGAGGTTAAGCACGGCATGGATTCTCATATATTAGAACTTGCTAAGTTGGATTTCAACAATGTCCAAGCAACATACCAGGCTGATCTTCAATACACATCATG GTATCTACTTTggcggatctacttcgatgtgtCTACGTTGAGGTATCTCCTTCAGGTATCTAGTTGA